Proteins encoded together in one Salarchaeum sp. JOR-1 window:
- a CDS encoding redox-regulated ATPase YchF: MLSLALAGKPNAGKSTFYTAATMADVDVANYPFTTIDANRGVTHVRTDCPCLERDERCGHEHCHDGKRYVPVELLDVAGLVPGAHEGKGLGNQFLDELTNADAILNVVDATGGTNAEGEPVEIGSHDPLEDIDFIEREMDLWLAGIIDRNWETVERQSRSPGFDMDDALTDLLTGFGATEHDVAACLRELDYPESPMAWGDDHREALATLVRERTKPIVVVANKIDAAPEENVDALRDLDKPVIPATAQGELALRRGADAGAIDYDPGDSTFEVVGELPDDQRALLDALSDTMAEYGGTGVQRALDYAVYDLLDHITAYPVQDASKWTDGQGNVLPDAHLLPRGSTPVDLAYAVHSDIGDGYLHAVDAKTSMEVSDAYELEDGDVIKIVSTAK, from the coding sequence ATGCTCTCTCTCGCGCTCGCCGGGAAGCCGAACGCCGGCAAGTCCACCTTCTACACGGCGGCGACGATGGCGGACGTGGACGTGGCGAACTACCCGTTCACGACCATCGACGCGAACCGCGGCGTCACCCACGTCCGCACCGACTGCCCCTGCCTCGAACGCGACGAGCGCTGCGGACACGAACACTGCCACGACGGGAAGCGCTACGTCCCCGTCGAACTCCTGGACGTGGCGGGGCTCGTCCCGGGCGCGCACGAGGGGAAAGGCCTCGGGAACCAGTTCCTCGACGAGCTCACGAACGCCGACGCCATCCTGAACGTCGTCGACGCCACCGGCGGCACGAACGCCGAGGGCGAACCCGTCGAAATCGGGAGTCACGACCCCCTCGAAGACATCGACTTCATCGAGCGCGAGATGGATCTCTGGCTCGCCGGCATCATCGACCGGAACTGGGAGACCGTCGAGCGCCAGTCCCGCAGCCCCGGGTTCGACATGGACGACGCGCTCACCGACCTCCTCACGGGGTTCGGCGCGACCGAACACGACGTGGCGGCCTGCCTGCGCGAACTCGACTACCCGGAGAGTCCGATGGCGTGGGGGGACGACCACCGCGAAGCCCTCGCCACCCTCGTCCGGGAGCGCACGAAACCCATCGTCGTCGTCGCGAACAAGATAGACGCCGCCCCCGAGGAGAACGTCGACGCGCTCCGCGACCTGGACAAGCCCGTGATTCCCGCGACCGCTCAGGGCGAACTCGCGCTCCGCCGCGGCGCGGACGCCGGCGCTATCGACTACGACCCGGGCGACTCCACGTTCGAGGTCGTCGGCGAACTTCCGGACGACCAGCGCGCGCTCCTCGACGCGCTCTCAGATACGATGGCTGAGTACGGCGGCACCGGCGTCCAGCGCGCGCTCGATTACGCCGTCTACGACCTCCTCGACCACATCACCGCCTACCCGGTTCAGGACGCCTCGAAGTGGACGGACGGCCAGGGGAACGTCCTCCCCGACGCCCACCTCCTCCCGCGCGGCAGCACGCCCGTCGACCTCGCGTACGCCGTCCACTCCGACATCGGCGACGGCTACCTCCACGCTGTCGACGCCAAGACGAGTATGGAAGTCTCGGACGCCTACGAACTCGAAGACGGCGACGTGATCAAGATCGTCAGCACCGCGAAGTGA
- a CDS encoding ABC transporter permease — protein sequence MSADTTRGGRSPGIDRSPSTIRQRVLRGAIGTTAFLVLWTVAALQFPVYLLPAPLEVAAAFAGQLSATATYTTPVVEAPLALPAILTHLLQSLQHYLPGLLIGSTLGVTLGVLVGWFAAVDDALTPVIRVLRPIPPLAWVAFAIVWFGIGHTGATFIVSIGAFWITFYNALSGVESVDSAVLEAAASLGVHDHPTMLRKVVLPAASPGIFTGLRTSIGQCWMIVVAAELVGPPGVGEEILIAAQNLALDVSVAYMLVISIVFLASDAAFRAVEREVLAWQT from the coding sequence ATGAGCGCTGACACGACGAGGGGCGGACGCAGCCCCGGAATCGACCGCAGTCCGTCGACGATCCGCCAGCGCGTCTTGCGTGGCGCTATCGGAACCACCGCGTTCCTCGTCCTGTGGACGGTCGCCGCGCTCCAGTTCCCGGTCTACCTTCTCCCCGCTCCCCTCGAAGTCGCGGCAGCGTTCGCGGGACAACTCAGCGCTACCGCGACGTACACGACCCCGGTCGTCGAGGCGCCTCTCGCACTGCCGGCGATACTGACACACCTCTTGCAGAGCCTCCAGCACTACCTCCCCGGACTCCTCATCGGCTCCACGCTCGGCGTGACGCTCGGCGTGCTCGTCGGCTGGTTCGCCGCGGTTGACGACGCGCTCACGCCCGTGATCCGTGTGTTGCGCCCGATTCCTCCGCTCGCATGGGTCGCGTTCGCGATCGTGTGGTTCGGTATCGGTCACACAGGAGCGACGTTCATCGTCTCTATCGGCGCGTTCTGGATCACGTTCTACAACGCCCTGAGCGGCGTCGAAAGCGTCGATTCAGCAGTTCTCGAAGCCGCTGCAAGCCTCGGCGTTCACGACCATCCGACGATGCTTCGCAAGGTCGTGCTTCCCGCGGCGAGCCCGGGTATATTCACTGGCCTCCGCACGAGCATCGGACAGTGCTGGATGATCGTCGTCGCCGCGGAACTCGTCGGCCCGCCCGGCGTCGGTGAGGAGATACTCATCGCCGCACAGAACCTCGCACTCGACGTCAGCGTCGCCTACATGCTCGTCATCAGCATCGTGTTCCTCGCGAGCGACGCGGCGTTCCGCGCCGTCGAACGGGAGGTGCTCGCGTGGCAGACGTGA
- a CDS encoding DUF5800 family protein, with the protein MTTMSFDEEGVDAVYAGTEFRLEKEMIEDATEKPYPDVTDHDVIKLIEPNPNLSGEPRRIADILD; encoded by the coding sequence ATGACCACGATGTCGTTCGACGAGGAGGGCGTGGACGCCGTCTACGCCGGGACGGAGTTCCGCCTGGAGAAGGAGATGATAGAGGACGCGACCGAGAAGCCCTATCCGGACGTGACCGACCACGACGTCATCAAACTCATCGAACCGAACCCGAACCTCTCGGGAGAGCCGCGGCGCATCGCGGACATCCTCGACTGA
- a CDS encoding ABC transporter ATP-binding protein, producing MADVTPKVAVDSVSKRFDGRQAVQALDDVSFEVEDGEFVCIVGPSGCGKTTLFRIIAGLETATDGEVRLDGSRVRGPSTDRGMVFQEYGLFPWRTARGNVEFGLEQQALSATERETRVDKMLDLVGLRDAADQYPKELSGGMKQRVGIARALAVDPDVLLMDEPFASVDAQTRANLHAELLTIWRETAKTVLFVTHDVEEAVTLADRVVVLQPGPGRLKEVVPVDLERPRDRTTAAFREYEDRIRSLIGE from the coding sequence GTGGCAGACGTGACCCCAAAAGTAGCGGTCGACAGCGTTTCGAAGCGGTTTGACGGCCGACAGGCCGTACAGGCGCTCGACGACGTGTCGTTCGAGGTTGAGGACGGTGAGTTCGTCTGTATCGTCGGCCCGTCGGGCTGTGGGAAGACAACGCTCTTCCGCATCATCGCGGGCTTGGAGACTGCGACCGACGGTGAGGTTCGCCTGGACGGATCCCGCGTGCGCGGGCCGAGCACCGACCGAGGGATGGTGTTTCAGGAGTACGGGCTCTTCCCGTGGCGAACCGCGCGCGGGAACGTCGAGTTCGGGCTCGAACAGCAGGCTCTCTCCGCGACCGAACGCGAGACGCGCGTCGACAAAATGCTCGATCTCGTCGGTCTGCGTGACGCCGCCGACCAGTACCCCAAGGAACTCTCGGGGGGGATGAAACAGCGCGTCGGCATCGCTCGCGCGCTCGCCGTCGATCCGGACGTCCTCTTGATGGACGAGCCGTTCGCGAGCGTCGACGCGCAGACGCGGGCGAACCTCCACGCCGAACTCCTCACTATCTGGCGCGAGACGGCGAAAACCGTACTCTTCGTGACGCACGACGTCGAAGAAGCAGTGACGCTTGCGGATCGGGTCGTCGTCCTTCAGCCCGGCCCGGGACGGCTGAAAGAGGTCGTTCCTGTCGACCTCGAACGACCTCGAGACAGGACGACGGCGGCGTTCCGCGAGTACGAAGACCGAATTCGCTCGCTCATCGGCGAATAA
- a CDS encoding CNNM domain-containing protein codes for MNSLEIAIRLVAGLGLILANGFFVAIEFALTRARQFTEEEFVDGNPALERAWEMTNDLELYLTTCQVGITASSIAVGIVAEPALAAIFEPVFHGTFLASVGAGAVLAFLLINLLHLTHGEQTPTYLGVERSRFVAKYAAAPLYWFHYAISPIITLGDGIAKGTLRLFGVEMTGAWLETETDVIESRADLRNRLESVLERGDLSEERLTEVVNALDVGTTAVTDVMVDVNDVVFLSTAESIEENLHRLTSSPHTRYPLVGETPEDLAGIVYVPAVIDHIDDIRSGEMTLEEVAAAPMTLSGDTTVSDAIDQFQAESQELALVLQAGEVVGLVTATDAFEAVMGEIEDPLDQQRD; via the coding sequence ATGAACTCGCTTGAGATTGCGATACGTCTCGTCGCGGGGCTCGGGCTGATTCTCGCGAACGGCTTCTTCGTCGCTATCGAGTTCGCGCTGACGCGCGCCCGCCAGTTCACCGAGGAGGAGTTCGTCGACGGGAACCCCGCGCTGGAGCGCGCGTGGGAGATGACGAACGACCTCGAACTCTACCTGACGACGTGCCAGGTCGGGATTACGGCGTCAAGCATCGCGGTCGGTATCGTCGCCGAACCCGCGCTCGCCGCCATCTTCGAACCGGTGTTCCACGGGACGTTCCTCGCGTCCGTCGGCGCGGGCGCGGTGCTCGCGTTCCTCCTCATCAACCTCCTCCACCTGACGCACGGCGAGCAGACGCCGACCTACCTCGGCGTCGAGCGCTCCCGGTTCGTCGCGAAGTACGCCGCGGCGCCGCTCTACTGGTTCCACTACGCTATCTCCCCCATCATCACGCTCGGCGACGGCATCGCGAAGGGAACGCTGCGGCTGTTCGGCGTGGAGATGACGGGCGCGTGGCTCGAAACCGAGACGGACGTCATCGAGAGCCGCGCCGACCTCCGCAACCGACTCGAATCAGTGCTCGAACGCGGCGACCTCTCCGAGGAACGCCTCACGGAGGTCGTGAACGCGCTCGACGTGGGAACGACCGCGGTGACGGACGTGATGGTCGACGTCAACGACGTGGTGTTCCTCTCCACCGCCGAGTCAATCGAGGAGAACCTCCACCGGCTCACCTCCTCGCCGCACACGCGCTATCCGCTCGTCGGCGAGACCCCCGAAGACCTCGCCGGTATCGTCTACGTCCCCGCCGTCATCGACCACATCGACGACATCCGGTCGGGCGAAATGACGCTAGAGGAGGTCGCTGCAGCGCCGATGACGCTCTCCGGGGACACCACCGTCAGCGACGCTATCGATCAGTTTCAGGCGGAGAGCCAGGAGCTCGCGCTCGTCCTTCAAGCGGGCGAGGTCGTCGGATTGGTCACCGCGACGGACGCGTTCGAGGCCGTGATGGGCGAAATAGAGGACCCGCTCGACCAGCAACGCGACTGA
- a CDS encoding GNAT family N-acetyltransferase → MFPETIETDRLELKRLDEHVDVLDYYEVCAHDPAIEEITEHTTWSPHDTPKETKDYLDHVREQWADAESAQYGIFPRDADELAGATGLGVDWERDLGTLGCWLRKPYWGRGYSGERADALLGLAFDTLDLDCVQVSHVPENEQSARAIAKYVERHGGRREGRLRNALADQDGGVHDEVRYTVTREEYETAHG, encoded by the coding sequence ATGTTTCCGGAAACCATCGAAACCGACCGACTCGAACTGAAACGCCTCGACGAACACGTGGACGTGCTCGACTACTACGAGGTGTGCGCGCACGACCCCGCAATCGAGGAGATAACCGAGCACACGACGTGGAGTCCGCACGACACGCCGAAGGAGACGAAAGACTACCTCGACCACGTCCGCGAACAGTGGGCGGACGCCGAGAGCGCGCAGTACGGTATCTTCCCGCGGGACGCCGACGAACTCGCGGGCGCGACCGGTCTCGGCGTGGACTGGGAGCGCGACCTGGGGACGCTCGGCTGCTGGCTCCGCAAGCCGTACTGGGGCCGCGGGTACTCTGGCGAACGCGCCGACGCCCTCCTCGGGCTCGCGTTCGACACGCTCGACCTCGACTGCGTGCAGGTGAGTCACGTCCCCGAGAACGAACAGTCGGCGCGCGCCATCGCGAAGTACGTCGAGCGCCACGGCGGCCGCCGCGAAGGCCGCCTGCGGAACGCGCTCGCAGACCAGGACGGCGGCGTCCACGACGAAGTCCGGTACACCGTCACCCGCGAGGAGTACGAGACCGCGCACGGATAG
- a CDS encoding polymer-forming cytoskeletal protein — MLGTDPLDELSIPDGTTVEEHDLVTDGDVLVGGQSTVEFGVRGHNVIAGERVQFDGNIEAEGDCRLDMWCEVDGTVLVGADAYLGERVNIDGRLVVGGDLDIGDDVDITEGFEANGWIVIRNPMPTIVFFMVYLSHLLRIGEEEEAQDLVDELTDAEEAEPVRVPRSAHVSDDAWRVSTPATIGDECRLHGNVRATEITVGRENNIFGSLRAQGDIVVGPDTKIHGDVTTRGGDVTIESGALVLGNVSGTDVEIQPEAAVDGSIRASGETRMAGTDVEREPE; from the coding sequence GTGCTGGGCACGGACCCCCTCGACGAACTCTCGATTCCGGACGGGACGACGGTCGAAGAACACGACCTCGTGACGGACGGGGACGTGCTCGTCGGCGGACAGAGCACCGTCGAGTTCGGGGTTCGCGGCCACAACGTCATCGCGGGCGAACGCGTGCAGTTCGACGGTAACATCGAAGCCGAGGGCGACTGCCGCCTCGACATGTGGTGCGAGGTCGACGGAACCGTGCTCGTCGGCGCGGACGCCTACCTCGGCGAGCGCGTGAACATCGACGGCCGCCTCGTCGTCGGCGGCGACCTCGACATCGGCGACGACGTGGACATCACTGAAGGGTTCGAAGCGAACGGCTGGATCGTGATTCGGAACCCGATGCCGACCATCGTCTTCTTCATGGTCTACCTCTCCCACCTCCTCCGCATCGGCGAGGAGGAGGAGGCTCAGGACCTCGTGGACGAACTGACGGACGCGGAGGAAGCGGAACCCGTCCGGGTGCCGCGGAGCGCGCACGTCAGCGACGACGCGTGGCGCGTCTCCACTCCCGCGACCATCGGGGACGAGTGCCGGCTTCACGGGAACGTGCGCGCCACCGAAATCACCGTGGGGCGGGAGAACAACATCTTCGGGAGCCTGCGCGCGCAGGGCGACATCGTGGTCGGCCCCGACACGAAGATCCACGGCGACGTGACCACGCGGGGCGGGGACGTGACCATCGAGTCCGGTGCGCTCGTCCTCGGGAACGTCTCCGGAACGGACGTGGAGATCCAGCCCGAGGCCGCCGTTGACGGCTCCATTCGCGCGAGCGGCGAGACGCGGATGGCGGGGACGGACGTGGAGCGAGAACCCGAGTAG
- a CDS encoding UbiA family prenyltransferase, with the protein MQVARHASGVRGAVAALASQIHPVFMLPPVAVSVFGGVLAADFSLLRATVFASAVFCSVYTAHVTDGYVDFYVRGEDETHPLTPSGCALGFALGTLGVLAAAVALATLVGPAAAVFAVPGWLLAVAHATVLDTNPIGATAGYPLGVAIALLGGAYVQSRAVIGVAVAFAGVFLVVLAGVKVVDDAQDYAYDRRIDKRTVAVALGRRRARWVAYGLIAGGLAGVFGFAALAVFPPSAVGAVGVFAAVAGVASRADDEVATMLLIRGSYVFLAALLLAVWLRPFA; encoded by the coding sequence ATGCAGGTAGCGCGACACGCGAGTGGGGTTCGCGGCGCTGTGGCGGCGCTCGCCTCACAGATCCACCCGGTCTTCATGCTCCCGCCGGTCGCCGTGTCGGTGTTCGGCGGCGTGCTCGCAGCCGACTTCTCACTGCTTCGCGCGACCGTGTTCGCCTCGGCGGTGTTCTGCAGCGTGTACACCGCGCACGTCACGGACGGCTACGTGGATTTCTACGTCCGCGGGGAGGACGAGACGCATCCGCTCACGCCGAGCGGGTGCGCTCTCGGGTTCGCGCTCGGAACGCTCGGAGTCCTCGCGGCCGCGGTCGCGCTCGCCACGCTCGTCGGCCCAGCGGCCGCCGTGTTCGCAGTTCCGGGGTGGCTGCTCGCGGTGGCGCACGCGACCGTCCTCGACACGAACCCGATCGGAGCGACCGCCGGCTACCCGCTCGGCGTCGCAATCGCACTCCTCGGGGGGGCCTACGTGCAGTCCCGGGCCGTGATCGGGGTGGCGGTCGCGTTCGCGGGCGTGTTCCTCGTCGTGCTCGCCGGCGTGAAGGTCGTGGACGACGCGCAGGATTACGCGTACGACCGACGTATCGACAAACGCACGGTCGCCGTCGCGCTCGGTCGGCGGCGCGCCCGATGGGTCGCGTACGGGTTGATTGCTGGCGGCTTGGCCGGTGTCTTCGGGTTCGCCGCGCTCGCGGTGTTCCCGCCGAGCGCGGTCGGCGCGGTCGGCGTCTTCGCCGCCGTCGCGGGCGTCGCGTCCCGGGCGGACGACGAGGTGGCGACGATGCTCCTCATCAGGGGGTCGTACGTCTTCCTCGCGGCGCTCCTGCTCGCCGTGTGGCTGCGGCCGTTCGCGTAG
- a CDS encoding molybdopterin-binding protein produces the protein MEVALLTVGDELLAGETENTNASWLSRRLTERGATVARVLVVPDDHDTIAAYTREWRERFDAVLVTGGLGGTPDDVTMDAVADAVDRDVVVSDEAKEQVVETAEQFADENPELVDAYDLDLDFDAWSSVPEGARVVPNDAGLAPGAVVDSVYVLPGVPSEMQAVFERMADDFGGDVVSETVYTPAPEGALTSRLEDLRDAFDVTVGSYPATDEPNRVKVTGTDSGEVERAAQWVRENVETTDE, from the coding sequence ATGGAAGTCGCGTTACTCACGGTCGGGGACGAACTCCTCGCTGGCGAGACGGAGAACACGAACGCGTCCTGGCTCTCACGCCGCCTCACGGAACGCGGCGCGACCGTCGCGCGCGTGCTGGTCGTGCCGGACGACCACGACACCATCGCGGCGTACACGCGGGAGTGGCGCGAGCGGTTCGACGCGGTCCTCGTCACCGGCGGTCTCGGCGGGACGCCGGACGACGTGACGATGGACGCGGTCGCGGACGCCGTCGACCGGGATGTCGTGGTGAGCGACGAGGCGAAGGAACAGGTGGTCGAGACGGCCGAACAGTTCGCGGACGAGAACCCCGAGTTAGTGGACGCGTACGACCTCGACCTGGATTTCGACGCGTGGTCGAGCGTGCCCGAGGGCGCGCGCGTCGTCCCGAACGACGCCGGCCTCGCCCCCGGCGCAGTCGTCGATTCGGTGTACGTCCTCCCGGGCGTTCCGAGCGAGATGCAGGCCGTCTTCGAACGGATGGCGGACGACTTCGGCGGCGATGTCGTCTCCGAAACCGTCTACACGCCCGCCCCCGAGGGCGCGCTCACGAGCCGACTCGAAGACCTGCGGGACGCGTTCGACGTGACCGTCGGCAGCTACCCCGCGACCGACGAACCGAACCGCGTCAAGGTCACCGGCACGGATAGCGGAGAAGTCGAACGCGCCGCCCAGTGGGTGCGGGAGAACGTCGAAACCACCGACGAGTAG
- a CDS encoding pyridoxal phosphate-dependent aminotransferase: MTEFSERVESISISGIREVFEAASESAINLGIGQPDFPTPQHARDAAVDAIQSGKTDGYTSNYGIPELRDAIREKHARDNDVVVPERGVVATAGGSEALHLALEAHVDAGEEVLFPDPGFVAYDALTKLAGGDPVPLPLRDDLTLDPATVEEHITDDTAAFVVNSPGNPTGAVSPPEDMREFARIADEHDVLCISDEVYEHIVFDGEHRSPLEFAESDNVVVVNACSKTYSMTGWRLGWVVGSERRVDRMVRVHQYVQACASAPAQYAAEAALSGPQDPVDEMVDAFEERRNVLLDGLEDMGLDVPTPSGAFYAFPRVPEGWVDAVMDEGVVAVPGGAFGERGQGYARLSYANGVENIKEAVERMRRATERVR, encoded by the coding sequence ATGACGGAGTTCTCCGAGCGCGTGGAGTCGATATCCATCAGCGGCATCCGGGAAGTGTTCGAGGCTGCGAGCGAGAGCGCTATCAACCTCGGCATCGGCCAGCCGGACTTCCCGACGCCCCAGCACGCACGGGACGCCGCCGTGGACGCGATTCAGTCCGGGAAGACGGACGGCTACACGTCGAACTACGGGATTCCCGAACTCCGGGATGCGATTCGGGAGAAGCACGCCCGGGACAACGACGTGGTCGTGCCCGAGCGGGGCGTCGTCGCTACTGCGGGCGGGAGCGAAGCGCTCCACCTCGCGCTGGAAGCTCACGTCGATGCGGGCGAGGAGGTTCTCTTTCCCGACCCCGGGTTCGTGGCGTACGACGCGCTCACGAAGCTCGCGGGCGGCGACCCCGTCCCGCTCCCGCTCCGCGACGACCTGACGCTCGACCCCGCGACGGTCGAAGAACACATCACGGACGACACGGCGGCGTTCGTCGTGAACAGCCCCGGTAATCCCACGGGAGCCGTGTCGCCCCCCGAGGACATGCGGGAGTTCGCGCGCATCGCGGACGAACACGACGTGCTCTGTATCAGCGACGAAGTGTACGAACACATCGTCTTCGACGGCGAGCACCGCAGCCCCCTCGAATTCGCGGAGTCCGACAACGTCGTCGTGGTGAACGCGTGCTCGAAGACGTACTCCATGACTGGCTGGCGTCTCGGCTGGGTTGTCGGGAGCGAGCGCCGCGTCGACCGCATGGTGCGCGTCCACCAGTACGTGCAGGCGTGTGCGAGCGCGCCGGCCCAGTACGCCGCCGAAGCCGCGCTCTCCGGCCCACAAGACCCCGTCGACGAGATGGTCGATGCGTTCGAGGAGCGGCGGAACGTCCTGCTCGACGGCCTCGAGGACATGGGACTGGACGTGCCGACGCCGTCCGGCGCGTTCTACGCGTTCCCGAGGGTTCCGGAGGGCTGGGTGGACGCCGTGATGGACGAGGGCGTCGTCGCCGTGCCCGGCGGGGCGTTCGGGGAGCGCGGTCAGGGATACGCCCGGCTCTCGTACGCGAACGGCGTCGAGAACATCAAGGAGGCCGTCGAGCGGATGCGCCGCGCGACGGAACGGGTACGGTAA
- a CDS encoding proteasome assembly chaperone family protein — MARVREKTDVSLDDPMLVEGLPGVGLVGKIATDLLVDQFDMEYVASIDADGIPRVAIYDEGNRGIEPPVRIYADEERDLLALQSDVPVSRTAAVDFADSVTNWLTDVDATPIYLSGLPVEDQTANAIPDIYGVATGNAATLLDENDIATPPERGVVGGPTGALLNRAGETHLDAVGLVVESDPQFPDPAAADQLLTNGIEPITGVDADTDELVDRAEEIREQKEKLAQRMQQASEEESSQAQPMRMFQ; from the coding sequence ATGGCCCGAGTTCGCGAGAAGACGGACGTATCCCTCGACGACCCGATGCTCGTGGAAGGACTGCCCGGCGTCGGGTTGGTCGGGAAAATCGCGACCGACCTGCTCGTCGACCAGTTCGACATGGAGTACGTCGCCAGCATCGACGCCGACGGCATCCCCCGCGTCGCCATCTACGACGAAGGCAACCGCGGTATCGAACCACCCGTCCGGATCTACGCCGACGAGGAACGAGACCTCCTCGCCCTCCAGAGCGACGTCCCCGTTTCCCGCACCGCCGCGGTCGACTTCGCCGACAGCGTCACCAACTGGCTCACCGACGTGGACGCCACGCCCATCTACCTCAGCGGCCTCCCCGTCGAAGACCAGACCGCCAACGCAATCCCCGATATCTACGGCGTCGCCACCGGTAACGCCGCCACCCTCCTCGACGAGAACGACATCGCCACTCCGCCCGAACGCGGCGTCGTCGGCGGCCCCACCGGCGCACTCCTCAACCGCGCCGGCGAAACCCACCTCGACGCCGTCGGGCTCGTCGTAGAGAGCGATCCCCAGTTCCCCGATCCTGCTGCCGCCGACCAACTCCTCACCAACGGCATCGAACCCATCACGGGCGTCGACGCCGACACCGACGAACTCGTCGACCGCGCCGAGGAAATCCGCGAGCAGAAGGAGAAACTCGCCCAGCGCATGCAGCAAGCCTCCGAAGAGGAATCCAGTCAAGCCCAGCCGATGCGGATGTTCCAATGA
- a CDS encoding ABC transporter substrate-binding protein encodes MQHSRSTRRQYLEAAGGALGAVGLTALAGCTGGSSDQSLSVAYMPIYPDMQHFVMEREGYYESLDAEVDATEFSDGPSIVQAYATGDYDVALFGIVPAMIVADKTGFAKVTAANIQNAMKILARDEFAAMYEQQGADAFAAWAEETGEKFTFGTFPPGSVPDILLRYWLKEELGLDPERDVNIRSLGGAGPVRQALAAGQIDGTSIMEPVPTLANARDMGYASIAWAGDFMPGQPAAVAMMHDDLRTNRTSLAKSFIEQHIRATEFTAVNPDAAAAHASSVIGPDVLPENIARRAMASKASDFISNPHKIESGARTFAAYAHRLGKIRQKLTIDQLFDYSLYDGVSE; translated from the coding sequence ATGCAGCACTCCCGTTCGACGCGACGGCAGTACCTAGAGGCCGCCGGTGGCGCGCTCGGTGCAGTCGGTCTCACCGCACTCGCCGGGTGCACCGGTGGCAGCAGCGACCAGTCCCTGAGCGTCGCCTACATGCCGATCTATCCGGATATGCAGCACTTCGTGATGGAGCGCGAGGGCTACTACGAGTCGCTCGACGCCGAGGTCGACGCGACGGAGTTCTCCGACGGACCGAGCATCGTACAGGCGTACGCGACCGGTGACTACGACGTCGCGCTCTTCGGCATCGTTCCCGCGATGATCGTCGCCGACAAGACGGGGTTCGCGAAGGTCACCGCGGCGAACATCCAGAACGCGATGAAGATACTCGCCCGCGACGAGTTTGCGGCGATGTACGAGCAGCAGGGCGCGGACGCGTTCGCTGCCTGGGCGGAAGAAACGGGCGAGAAGTTCACGTTCGGGACGTTCCCTCCCGGCTCCGTTCCCGACATCCTCCTGCGGTACTGGCTCAAAGAGGAACTCGGTCTCGACCCCGAACGCGACGTCAACATTCGATCGCTCGGCGGCGCAGGGCCTGTCCGGCAGGCGCTCGCGGCCGGTCAGATCGACGGAACCTCAATCATGGAACCAGTCCCCACGCTCGCGAATGCCCGGGACATGGGCTACGCCAGCATCGCGTGGGCGGGTGACTTCATGCCCGGTCAGCCCGCCGCCGTGGCGATGATGCACGACGACCTCCGGACGAACCGGACGAGTCTCGCGAAATCCTTCATCGAACAGCACATCAGAGCGACCGAGTTCACCGCAGTCAACCCGGACGCCGCCGCGGCGCACGCCAGTTCCGTCATCGGGCCTGACGTCCTCCCCGAGAACATCGCGCGACGGGCGATGGCGTCGAAAGCGTCCGACTTCATCTCGAATCCCCACAAGATCGAATCCGGGGCCCGGACGTTCGCCGCGTACGCGCACCGCCTCGGAAAGATACGCCAGAAACTCACGATAGACCAGCTATTCGATTACAGCCTCTACGACGGCGTCAGCGAATGA